CTCATTATGTTAAGACATGGAGAGGGTGCTTGGAACAAGGAGAACCGTTTTTGTAGCTGGGTGGATCAGAAACTTAACAGTGAAGGAATGGAGGAAGCCCGGAACTGTGGAAAGCAACTCAAAGCGCTGAACTTTGAGTTTGACCTCGTGTTCACATCCGTTCTCAATCGGTCCATCCACACAGCTTGGCTGATCCTGGAAGAGCTGGGGCAGGAATGGGTGCCCGTGGAAAGCTCTTGGCGTCTAAATGAGCGTCACTATGGAGCCTTAATTGGGCTCAACAGGGAGAAAATGGCTTTGAATCACGGTGAGGAACAAGTGAGGATCTGGAGAAGAAGCTACAGTGTGACCCCGCCTCCCATCGAGGAGTCGCATCCCTACTACCATGAGATCTACAGTGACCGAAGATACAGAGTGTGTGATGTACCCTTGGATCAGCTGCCACGATCTGAAAGCTTGAAGGATGTCTTGGAGAGACTGCTTCCCTACTGGAACGAGAGGATCGCTCCTGAAGTTCTAAGAGGCAAAACCGTGCTGATATCTGCTCATGGAAACAGCAGTAGGGCACTGCTGAAACATCTCGAAGGTACCAGCTTTGTGTGCTTATTATTAGAGATTGCTAAGTGTTAcagctgtatctttttttttttttaattttttgacaggcagagtggacagtgggagagagacagagagaaaggtcttcctttgccattggttcaccctccaatggccgttgcagccggcgcaccgcgctgatccaatggcaggaatcaggtacttatcctggtcccccatggggtgcagggcccaagcacttgggccatcctccactgcactccctggccacagcagagagctggcctggaagaggggcaaccgggacagaatccggcgccctgaccgggactggaacccggtgtgccggcgccgcaaggcggaggattagcctagtgagccgcggcaccggccacagctGTATCTTAATCTAGAAGTTAAACCAGTGATGCACTGTTTGCATAATagactttccttctctgtgacCCTTTGATTCTATGGTTCTATGATTCTTCAGACTGAAGAATCATTTTTGTTCTGTAAGTCAAGTGCCTTTGCATCCACTGTATCTGACGCAGTAATTTTTAAACTTAGCAAGCATCACCTGGAAGGACTGCGGCTTACACAGACTGCTAGACCCACATTCCAGGTTTCCAAATCAGTAGTTCCGGGGTGCAGCCTgagaatttgcctttttttttttttttttttttgatgaaagatttatttatttgaaaggcagagttacagggacagaggcagagaggtttgCCATTCTCTggaacactccccaaatggctgttaataaagccaggagcctgggccgcCTCCGGTCTCTCTCGtgggcccaggtactcaggccatcttctgctgcttttccacacacgtagcagagagctggctgagaagcagagcagccaggacttggatagGCACTcatctggggtgctggcgttgcaggcagtggcttgacacTCTGCagcacggtgctggcccctgagaaCTTCGCATTTTTTAGAAGTTTTCAGGTGATgctaatttttttctgctttgagTTCTGCACTTTGAGAAGTGCTAACCTGAAGGATTATCTCACCTTTGTTGGAGCAAGAAGAAGGGCTCACAAGGGAAGACATTGTAGAAATGGTTTACTTGCAAGTAGACTTATTTGTGTTTCAAGCATATTATAtcgatatctttatttttttccactgtgttGCAGCATTAAGGAGTTGTTCCTATGTTTTCAGACNNNNNNNNNNNNNNNNNNNNNNNNNNNNNNNNNNNNNNNNNNNNNNNNNNNNNNNNNNNNNNNNNNNNNNNNNNNNNNNNNNNNNNNNNNNNNNNNNNNNNNNNNNNNNNNNNNNNNNNNNNNNNNNNNNNNNNNNNNNNNNNNNNNNNNNNNNNNNNNNNNNNNNNNNNNNNNNNNNNNNNNNNNNNNNNNNNNNNNNNCATTCTACAGCCCCACCACAGCTGATTCTAGGTGCTCCTGCACTGATAATTTAAACACTTGTTGTGTCGTTTTTGAGGATAGGAGGAAGAAGGCTTAACAAAGGGTGGGGAAGGAGATTGTCACTATGGCTAGGGAGCATTACCTCTAATATGCTGAGGTCAGACATTAATTGCCCCAACTTTGTTGACTGTGGTTAAGACTACACACTCCCACTTTTTGGTTAATACCTGTTATCCCAGTGCAGGATTTTCTTAATCAAGGTTCTTAGGgttcttcttaaaaatgtttgcttatttatcttaatctacttgaaaggcagaatgacagaaagagagggggccagggggaggtatcttccatcctttggttcactccccagatgcccaccacagtcaagactgagccaggccaaagccaggagcctggaactccatcctggtctcccatgtaggtggcagggacccaagcagttgagccatcatttgctgcctcacagggtgccttggcaagaagctggatctgaagcagaagagccaggactctaaatGGCCCTtgggggtgtcccaagcagtggctcatcctgctgcatcacaatgcctgtcccCCAGTTCAGTTATTAGTAACATcacctttcactttcagaagCTCAGACAATGAAACTTACAGTAAGTCAGTT
Above is a window of Oryctolagus cuniculus chromosome 3, mOryCun1.1, whole genome shotgun sequence DNA encoding:
- the BPGM gene encoding bisphosphoglycerate mutase isoform X1, which gives rise to MSKYKLIMLRHGEGAWNKENRFCSWVDQKLNSEGMEEARNCGKQLKALNFEFDLVFTSVLNRSIHTAWLILEELGQEWVPVESSWRLNERHYGALIGLNREKMALNHGEEQVRIWRRSYSVTPPPIEESHPYYHEIYSDRRYRVCDVPLDQLPRSESLKDVLERLLPYWNERIAPEVLRGKTVLISAHGNSSRALLKHLEGISDEDIINITLPTGVPILLELDENLRAVGPHQFLGDQEAIQAAIKKVEDQGKVKRAEK
- the BPGM gene encoding bisphosphoglycerate mutase (The RefSeq protein has 1 substitution compared to this genomic sequence), whose product is MSKYKLIMLRHGEGAWNKENRFCSWVDQKLNSEGMEEARNCGKQLKALNFEFDLVFTSVLNRSIHTAWLILEELGQEWVPVESSWRLNERHYGALIGLNREKMALNHGEEQVRIWRRSYNVTPPPIEESHPYYHEIYSDRRYRVCDVPLDQLPRSESLKDVLERLLPYWNERIAPEVLRGKTVLISAHGNSSRALLKHLEGISDEDIINITLPTGVPILLELDENLRAVGPHQFLGDQEAIQAAIKKVEDQGKVKRAEK